Proteins from a single region of Labeo rohita strain BAU-BD-2019 unplaced genomic scaffold, IGBB_LRoh.1.0 scaffold_88, whole genome shotgun sequence:
- the gltpd2a gene encoding ceramide-1-phosphate transfer protein: MPSRLRQCVVSALILSLLLFLSSLWLPQGTVQRCEESWRPCLSVYTPTRQVAPAAVPEELRGNDIIRECAGQQFQVSRLLLHLNSALGPASDVLLEPYLLCWEELIKFMEALGPLVGFFTHKVEEKITLIRELSLEESARQNATANDPHRVATPPPHAYRSVRSMLEAELQRGVVSFDTQTPSGSRTLLRLHRSLLWLQLLLESLGTDREGRSMGELCRDAYLEVLAQHHPWLVQRAAELVFRAMPDRSVFLQLVCVSTQEEAEPVMLIVVEAIRKIHQRTQKELEIRNMLDLP, translated from the exons ATGCCATCTCGCCTGCGTCAGTGTGTGGTGAGCGCGCTCATATTGAGTCTGCTGCTGTTCCTCAGCTCACTGTGGCTGC CTCAAGGAACCGTTCAGAGGTGTGAGGAGTCGTGGCGGCCTTGCCTAAGCGTGTACACGCCAACCAGACAG GTGGCTCCTGCTGCTGTTCCTGAGGAGCTCAGAGGAAATGATATAATCAGAGAGTGCGCTGGACAGCAGTTCCAAGTGTCCCGCCTCCTGCTGCATCTAAACTCCGCCCTCGGCCCCGCCTCCGACGTGCTGCTGGAACCGTATCTGCTCTGCTGGGAGGAGCTCATCAA GTTCATGGAGGCTCTGGGCCCTCTGGTGGGCTTTTTCACTCATAAAGTTGAGGAGAAAATCACCCTCATCCGAGAGCTCTCTCTGGAAGAATCCGCTAGACAGAACGCGACGGCCAACGATCCGCATCGCGTAGCCACGCCCCCTCCGCACGCCTACCGCTCTGTGCGCTCCATGCTGGAGGCGGAGCTTCAGAGGGGCGTGGTCTCTTTCGATACGCAAACGCCCTCCGGCAGTCGGACTTTGCTCCGCCTCCACCGCTCATTGCTATGGTTACAGCTACTGCTGGAGAGTCTAGGGACGGACCGCGAGGGGCGGAGCATGGGCGAGCTGTGCCGCGACGCCTACCTGGAGGTTTTGGCGCAGCATCATCCGTGGCTCGTGCAGCGCGCGGCCGAGCTGGTGTTCCGCGCGATGCCCGACCGCAGCGTCTTCCTGCAGCTGGTGTGCGTGAGCACGCAGGAAGAGGCGGAGCCAGTCATGCTGATCGTTGTCGAGGCAATCCGCAAAATTCACCAACGGACTCAAAAGGAGCTGGAGATCAGAAACATGCTGGACCTGCCTTAA
- the LOC127162291 gene encoding alpha-2,8-sialyltransferase 8E produces MALSFLRLVFSLLMVLMVFQGVCVMFYYTRNTHSPRDGTADRLQQVRCTKLRHKFAIIKPAKSIQLQRFTQELSDFMSCPYQSNTTERELNRMRLQYLCNATGSLFLTKQNTAINQTIPYEKSTAKTYKMNAAIHGMLPEDFPWSGRRLGRCAVVGSGGILKNSSCGREIDSADYVIRFNLASINDSDVGLKTDLITINPSQIRFKNLDKNPEPLVERVSVYGNAFLIMPAFAYTFCTGQSIKTLRVLHPIRPQQPVVFFSPTYLRALDRFWKGRGLKEVRLSTGFMLISTALELCEDVHVYGFWPFGTDLHNNSVPYHYYDELSPHRYMHSMPEEFVRLLQLHSKGALTLHLQPCS; encoded by the exons ATGGCATTGTCTTTTCTCCGGCTCGTCTTCAGTCTGCTGATGGTCCTGATGGTCTTCCAGGGGGTGTGTGTGATGTTTTATTACACACGCAACACACACTCGCCCAG GGATGGGACGGCGGACAGGCTTCAGCAGGTGCGCTGCACTAAACTTAGACACAAGTTTGCCATTATCAAGCCAGCCAAAAG TATACAGCTGCAGCGTTTCACACAGGAGCTGTCTGATTTTATGAGCTGCCCGTACCAATCAAACACAACTGAGCGAGAGTTGAACAG GATGAGGCTGCAGTATTTATGTAACGCCACAGGATCGTTATTCCTcaccaaacaaaacacagccATCAATCAGACCATCCCATATgaaaaaagcacagcaaaaacatacaaaatgaatgCAGCCATTCATGGCATGCTGCCTGAG gatTTCCCCTGGAGCGGTCGTCGTCTGGGTCGGTGTGCTGTGGTCGGCAGTGGTGGgattctgaagaacagcagctgtgGACGTGAGATTGACAGCGCAGACTACGTCATACG GTTTAATTTGGCGTCGATTAATGACAGCGATGTTGGTCTGAAGACAGATCTCATAACCATCAACCCCAGTCAGATCCG ATTCAAAAACCTGGACAAGAATCCGGAGCCGTTGGTGGAGCGGGTCAGTGTGTACGGGAACGCCTTCCTCATTATGCCCGCCTTTGCTTACACCTTCTGCACTGGGCAGTCAATCAAAACTCTCAGGGTCCTCCATCCAATCAGACCTCAACAGCCGGTGGTGTTCTTCAGCCCCACTTACCTGCGGGCACTGGACCGTTTCTGGAAGGGGCGTGGCCTGAAGGAGGTCCGCCTCTCCACTGGGTTTATGTTAATTAGCACGGCGCTGGAACTGTGTGAGGACGTGCACGTGTATGGATTTTGGCCGTTCGGCACAGACTTGCATAACAATTCAGTCCCGTATCATTATTACGACGAGTTGAGTCCGCACCGCTACATGCACTCGATGCCGGAGGAGTTTGTGCGGCTTCTGCAGCTCCACAGCAAGGGGGCGCTGACACTGCACCTGCAGCCCTGCTCCTAG